The following are from one region of the Falco biarmicus isolate bFalBia1 chromosome 1, bFalBia1.pri, whole genome shotgun sequence genome:
- the PIGS gene encoding GPI transamidase component PIG-S isoform X1 → MAAAAAIAADEAERARGRRAALSFAAIAVVLGLPLWWRTTETYRAALPYAGIDGLGQLPFQLAVPVAVVFAPGSVPGDLPRPLPFRDVQEMEIPVNSVRSSITSRYETLYRSTTAQEEAALDAATAQEADAALRSLQDATLGSLTMYVVPETSSLLPQGISVYVGKHRSALVRAGGGLAALRTRLWQLTQVMSFTASSIATALSDRVPDGQLGLDARRYLKSSLGYEITFSLLNPDPKSHAVDWDIEDAVDRYVQPVLDKLSLVANFSVDSQILYYAVLGVTPRFDKESSSFLLSAHSLPHVINPVEARLGSSAASLNPVLNFLLYVPERSHSPLYIQDKDGAPVSTNAFHSPRWGGIVVYNIEAPASPQASLPLHVDVDMVRVMEVFLAQLRLLFGLSREELPPEFLLESPGNEGLADWELDRLLWAHTVENIATVSTTLTSLAQLLDKIGNIVIKDDVASEVYRAVAAAQSAMAKLATGHLHSAFQASKEAVTSSERAFFDPSLLHLLYFPDDQKFAIYIPLFLPMAVPILLSLAKIVREARQRQKEPTKLD, encoded by the exons atggcggcggcggcagcgatAGCGGCGGATGAAGCAG agcgggcgcggggccgccgggccGCCCTGTCTTTCGCGGCCATCGCcgtggtgctggggctgccgcTGTGGTGGAGAACGACCGAAACCTACCGCGCCGCCCTGCCCTACGCGGGCATCGACGGGCTGGGCCAGCTGCCG TTCCAGCTGGCGGTGCCTGTCGCCGTGGTCTTCGCCCCGGGGTCGGTGCCCGGGGACCTGCCGAGGCCGCTGCCCTTCAGGGACGTGCAGGAGATGGAGATTCCCGTGAACT CAGTGAGAAGCAGCATCACGTCCCGCTACGAGACCCTCTATCGCAGCACCACGGCTCAGGAGGAGGCAGCGCTGGATGCAGCTACCGCACAAG AGGCTGACGCTGCTCTGCGCTCGCTGCAGGATGCTACACTGGGCTCTCTGACCATGTACGTGGTCCCTGAAACTTCGTCTCTCCTGCCTCAG ggcatCAGCGTCTACGTGGGGAAGCACCGCAGTGCCCtggtgagggctggggggggcctGGCTGCCCTCCGCACCCGCCTCTGGCAGCTCACGCAGGTGATGTCCTTCACGGCCAGCTCCATCGCCACTGCTCTCTCGGACCGTGTGCCTGATGGCCAGCTTGGCCTTGATGCCCGGCGGTACTTGAAATCCAGCCTGG GGTATGAGATCACCTTCAGCCTGCTGAACCCCGACCCCAAGTCCCATGCTGTGGACTGGGACATCGAGGATGCTGTGGACCGCTACGTGCAGCCCGTCCTGGACAAACTGAGCTTGGTGGCCAACTTCTCTGTGGACTCGCAG ATCCTGTACTATGCTGTCTTAGGAGTGACACCACGCTTTGACAAGGAGTCCTCCAGCTTCCTCCTGAGCGCTCACAGCCTCCCACATGTCATCAACCCTGTGGAGGCCCGGCTAG gctccagCGCTGCCTCGCTCAACCCTGTGCTGAACTTCCTGCTGTACGTGCCAGAGCGTTCCCACTCCCCTCTGTACATCCAGGACAAGGACGGAGCCCCAGTGAGCACCAACGCCTTCCACAGTCCCCGCTGGGGTGGCATCGTG GTTTACAACATTGAAGCCCCTGCTTCCCCCCAAGCCTCCCTCCCACTGCATGTGGATGTGGACATGGTGCGAGTGATGGAGGTTTTCCTGGCCCAGCTCCG GTTACTCTTTGGGTTATCTCGGGAAGAGCTGCCCCCTGAGTTTCTGCTGGAGAGCCCAGGGAACGAGGGGCTGGCCGACTGGGAGCTGGACCGTCTGCTCTGGGCCCACACTGTGGAGAACATTGCCACCGTCTCCACCACCTTGACCTCACTGGCCCAGCTCCTGGACAAGATCGGGAACATTGTCATCAAAGATGATGTAGCCTCTGAG GTGTACcgagcagtggctgcagcacagagtgCCATGGCTAAGCTGGCCACAGGCCACCTGCACTCTGCTTTCCAGGCCAGCAAGGAAGCAGTCACTTCCTCGGAGCGAGCCTTCTTTGACCCATCTCTCCTCCATCTTCTCTACTTCCCCGATGACCAGAAATTTGCCATCTACATCCCACTTTTCCTGCCCATGGCCGTTCCCATTCTCCTCTCCCTGGCCAAGATTGTGCGGGAGGCCAGGCAACGTCAGAAGGAGCCCACCAAGCTGGACTGA
- the PIGS gene encoding GPI transamidase component PIG-S isoform X2, with translation MAAAAAIAADEAERARGRRAALSFAAIAVVLGLPLWWRTTETYRAALPYAGIDGLGQLPFQLAVPVAVVFAPGSVPGDLPRPLPFRDVQEMEIPVNLRSSITSRYETLYRSTTAQEEAALDAATAQEADAALRSLQDATLGSLTMYVVPETSSLLPQGISVYVGKHRSALVRAGGGLAALRTRLWQLTQVMSFTASSIATALSDRVPDGQLGLDARRYLKSSLGYEITFSLLNPDPKSHAVDWDIEDAVDRYVQPVLDKLSLVANFSVDSQILYYAVLGVTPRFDKESSSFLLSAHSLPHVINPVEARLGSSAASLNPVLNFLLYVPERSHSPLYIQDKDGAPVSTNAFHSPRWGGIVVYNIEAPASPQASLPLHVDVDMVRVMEVFLAQLRLLFGLSREELPPEFLLESPGNEGLADWELDRLLWAHTVENIATVSTTLTSLAQLLDKIGNIVIKDDVASEVYRAVAAAQSAMAKLATGHLHSAFQASKEAVTSSERAFFDPSLLHLLYFPDDQKFAIYIPLFLPMAVPILLSLAKIVREARQRQKEPTKLD, from the exons atggcggcggcggcagcgatAGCGGCGGATGAAGCAG agcgggcgcggggccgccgggccGCCCTGTCTTTCGCGGCCATCGCcgtggtgctggggctgccgcTGTGGTGGAGAACGACCGAAACCTACCGCGCCGCCCTGCCCTACGCGGGCATCGACGGGCTGGGCCAGCTGCCG TTCCAGCTGGCGGTGCCTGTCGCCGTGGTCTTCGCCCCGGGGTCGGTGCCCGGGGACCTGCCGAGGCCGCTGCCCTTCAGGGACGTGCAGGAGATGGAGATTCCCGTGAACT TGAGAAGCAGCATCACGTCCCGCTACGAGACCCTCTATCGCAGCACCACGGCTCAGGAGGAGGCAGCGCTGGATGCAGCTACCGCACAAG AGGCTGACGCTGCTCTGCGCTCGCTGCAGGATGCTACACTGGGCTCTCTGACCATGTACGTGGTCCCTGAAACTTCGTCTCTCCTGCCTCAG ggcatCAGCGTCTACGTGGGGAAGCACCGCAGTGCCCtggtgagggctggggggggcctGGCTGCCCTCCGCACCCGCCTCTGGCAGCTCACGCAGGTGATGTCCTTCACGGCCAGCTCCATCGCCACTGCTCTCTCGGACCGTGTGCCTGATGGCCAGCTTGGCCTTGATGCCCGGCGGTACTTGAAATCCAGCCTGG GGTATGAGATCACCTTCAGCCTGCTGAACCCCGACCCCAAGTCCCATGCTGTGGACTGGGACATCGAGGATGCTGTGGACCGCTACGTGCAGCCCGTCCTGGACAAACTGAGCTTGGTGGCCAACTTCTCTGTGGACTCGCAG ATCCTGTACTATGCTGTCTTAGGAGTGACACCACGCTTTGACAAGGAGTCCTCCAGCTTCCTCCTGAGCGCTCACAGCCTCCCACATGTCATCAACCCTGTGGAGGCCCGGCTAG gctccagCGCTGCCTCGCTCAACCCTGTGCTGAACTTCCTGCTGTACGTGCCAGAGCGTTCCCACTCCCCTCTGTACATCCAGGACAAGGACGGAGCCCCAGTGAGCACCAACGCCTTCCACAGTCCCCGCTGGGGTGGCATCGTG GTTTACAACATTGAAGCCCCTGCTTCCCCCCAAGCCTCCCTCCCACTGCATGTGGATGTGGACATGGTGCGAGTGATGGAGGTTTTCCTGGCCCAGCTCCG GTTACTCTTTGGGTTATCTCGGGAAGAGCTGCCCCCTGAGTTTCTGCTGGAGAGCCCAGGGAACGAGGGGCTGGCCGACTGGGAGCTGGACCGTCTGCTCTGGGCCCACACTGTGGAGAACATTGCCACCGTCTCCACCACCTTGACCTCACTGGCCCAGCTCCTGGACAAGATCGGGAACATTGTCATCAAAGATGATGTAGCCTCTGAG GTGTACcgagcagtggctgcagcacagagtgCCATGGCTAAGCTGGCCACAGGCCACCTGCACTCTGCTTTCCAGGCCAGCAAGGAAGCAGTCACTTCCTCGGAGCGAGCCTTCTTTGACCCATCTCTCCTCCATCTTCTCTACTTCCCCGATGACCAGAAATTTGCCATCTACATCCCACTTTTCCTGCCCATGGCCGTTCCCATTCTCCTCTCCCTGGCCAAGATTGTGCGGGAGGCCAGGCAACGTCAGAAGGAGCCCACCAAGCTGGACTGA
- the UNC119 gene encoding protein unc-119 homolog A has product MKVKKSGGAGAAAARTEEELGRKALIGPDDVLGLQRVTSDYLCTPEENVYKIDFTRFKIRDMESGTVLFEITKPAASEREHNDKKDIDPNAGRFVRYQFTPAFLRLRQVGATVEFTVGDKPINNFRMIERHYFRDQLLKSFDFEFGFCIPSSKNTCEHIYEFPQLSEDLIREMILHPYETQSDSFYFVDNKLVMHNKADYSYSGGP; this is encoded by the exons atGAAGGTGAAGAagagcggcggggccggggcggcggcggcgcgcaCCGAGGAGGAGCTGGGCCGCAAGGCGCTCATCGGGCCCGACgatgtgctggggctgcagcgggTCACCAGCG aTTATTTGTGCACTCCAGAGGAAAATGTTTACAAGATAGACTTCACCAGGTTCAAAATCCGGGACATGGAATCTGGCACAGTCTTGTTTGAAATCACCAAACCAGCAGCTTCAG AACGTGAACACAATGACAAGAAGGACATTGACCCCAATGCTGGACGGTTTGTACGCTACCAGTTTACTCCAGCTTTTCTTAGACTTCGGCAAGTGGGAGCCAC GGTGGAATTCACAGTAGGGGACAAACCCATTAATAACTTCCGCATGATTGAGAGGCACTACTTCCGGGATCAGTTGCTTAAGAGTTTTGATTTTGAATTTGGGTTCTGCATCCCCAGCAGTAAAAATACTTGTGAGCACATCTATGAATTCCCACAGCTCTCTGAGGATCTCA TTCGAGAGATGATCCTTCATCCATATGAGACACAGTCGGACAGTTTCTACTTTGTAGACAACAAGCTCGTGATGCACAACAAGGCAGATTATTCATACAGTGGAGGACCTTGA